One Ostrea edulis chromosome 6, xbOstEdul1.1, whole genome shotgun sequence genomic window, gggcttcttgttagAAAGAGCTGTAATTCATTTGGAGAGAGCTGTAATTCATTAAGAGATAGCTGTAATTCATTTAGAGAGATGTAATTCATTTAGAGAGAGCTGTAATTCATTTAGAGAGAGCTGTAATTCATTTAGAGAGAGCTGTAGTtcattaagagagagagagagctgtaATTCATTTAGAGAGAGCTGTAGTtcattaagagagagagagctgtaATTCATTTAGAGAGAGCTGTAATTCATTAAGAGAGAGTGTAATTCATTTAGAGAGAGCTGTAATTCATTTAGAGAGAGCTGTAATTCATATAGAGTTGTAATTCATTAGGAGAGttgtaattcatttagagaGAGCTGTAATTCATTTAGAGAGAGCTGTAATTCATTATAGAGAGAGCTGTAATTCATTTAGAGAGAGTGTAATTCATTTAGAGAGAGCTGTAATTCATTTAGAGAGAGCTGTAATTCATTTAGAGAGAGTTGTAATTCATTAGGAGAGTTGTAATTCATTTACAGAGAGCTGTAATTCATTTAGAGAGAGCTGTAATTCATTATAGAGAGAGCTGTAATTCATTTAGAGAGATCTGTAATTCATTAAGAGAGAGCTGTAATTCATTTAGAGAAAGCTGTAATTCATTTAGAGAGAGCTATAATTCATTTAGAGAGATGTAATTCATTTAGAGAGAGCTGTAATTCATTATAGAGAGAGCTGTAATTCATTAAGAGAGAGCTGTAATTCATTTAGAGAAAGCTGTAATTCATTTGGAGAGAGCTGCAATTCATTTGGAGAGAGCTGTAATTCATATAGAGttgtaattcatttagagaAAGCTGTAATTCATTTAGAGAGAGCTGTAATTCATTTAGAGAGATGTAATTCATTTAGGGAGAGTTGTAATTCATTTCGAGAGAGCTGTAATTCATTTAGAGAGAGCTGTAATTCATTTCGAGAGAGCTGCAATTCATTAAGAGAGAGCTGTAATTCATTTAGAGAGAGCTGTAATTCATTTAGAGAGAGCTGTAGTtcattaagagagagagagctgtaATTCATTTAGAGAGAGCTGTAGTTCATTTAGGAGAGTTGTAATTCATTTCGAGAGAGCTGTAATTCATTTAGAGAGAGttgtaattcatttagagaGAGCTGTAATTCATTTAGAGAAAGCTGTAGTTCattaagagagagagatctGTAATTCATTTAGAGAGAGCTGTAATTCATTAAGAGAGAGTGTAATTCATTTAGAGAGAGCTGTAATTCATTTAGAGAGAGCTGTAATTCATTAGGAGAGttgtaattcatttagagaGAGCTGTAATTCATTTAGAGAGAGCTGTAATTCATTTCGAGAGAGCTGTAATTCATTAAGAGAGAGCTGTAATTCATTTAGAGAGAGCTGTAATTCATTAAGAGAGAGAGCTGTAATTCATTTAGAGAGAGCTGTAATTCATGTAGAGAGAGCTGTAATTCATTTAGAGagagttgtaattcattaaGAGAGAGCTGTAATTCATTAAGAGAGttgtaattcatttaaataGAGCTGTAATTCATTTAGAGAGATCTGTAATTCATCAAGAGAGAGCTGTAATTCATTTAGAGAAAGCTGTAATTCATTTAGAGAGAGCTGTAATTCATTTAGAGAGATGTAATTCATTTAGAGAGAGCTGTAATTCATTATAGAGAGAGctgtaattcatttaaagagagcTGTAATTCATTTAGAGAGATGTAATTCATTTAGAGAGAGCTGTAATTCATTAAGAGAGAGCTGTAATTCATTTAGAGAAAGCTGTAATTCATTTCGAGAGAGCTGTAATTCATTTCGAGAGAGCTGTAATTCATTAAGAGAGAGCTGTAATTCATTTAGAGAGAGCTGTAATTCATTTAGAGAGAGCTGTAGTtcattaagagagagagagagctgtaATTCATTTAGAGAGAGCTGTAGTtcattaagagagagagagctgtaATTCATTTAGAGAGAGCTGTAATTCATTAAGAGAGAGTGTAATTCATTTAGAGAGAGCTGTAATTCATTTAGAGAGAGCTGTAATTCATTTAGAGAGAGTTGTAATTCATTAGGAGAGttgtaattcatttagagaGAGCTGTAATTCATTTAGAGAGAGCTGTAATTCATTATAGAGAGAGCTGTAATTCATTTAGAGAGAGTGTAATTCATTTAGAGAGAGCTGTAATTCATTTAGAGAGAGCTGTAATTCATTTAGAGAGAGTTGTAATTCATTAGGAGAGttgtaattcatttagagaGAGCTGTAATTCATTTAGAGAGAGCTGTAATTCATTATAGAGAGAGCTGTAATTCATTTAGAGAGATCTGTAATTCATTAAGAGAGAGCTGTAATTCATTTAGAGAGAGCTATAATTCATTTAGAGAGATGTAATTCATTTAGAGAGAGCTGTAATTCATTATAGAGAGAGCTGTAATTCATTTAGAGAAAGCTGTAATTCATTTAGAGAGAGCTGTAATTCATTTAGAGAGATGTAATTCATTTAGGGAGAGCTGTAATTCATTAAGAGAGAGCTGTAATTCATTTAGAGAAAGCTGTAATTCATTTGGAGAGAGCTGTAATTCATTTGGAGAGAGCTGTAATTCATATAGAGTTGTAATTGATTTAGAGAGAGctgtaattataccccccgcaacaagttgtgggggggtatactggaatcgggttgtccgtctgtctgtccgtccgtccgtccgtctgtagacgcaatggtttccggactctaaagcattatcctttccacctaccgtcaccatatcatacatatggactacccatgggatgaagatgttccttatcaattttggggtcaaaaggtcaaaggtcaagcgcactggacatcgaagtagcaatatggtttccgggttctaaagcgttatcctttccacctacagtcaccatatcatacatatggactacccatgggatgaagatgttccctattgattttggggtcaaaaggtcaaaggtcaagcgcactggacatcgaagtagcaatgtggtttccgggctctaaagcgttatcctttccacctacagtcaccatatcacacatatggactacccatgggatgaagatgttccctattgattttggggtcaaaaggtcaaaggtcaagcgcactggacatcgaagtagcaatatggtttccgggctctaaagcgttatcctttccacctacagtcaccatatcatacatatggactacccatgggatgaagatgttccctattgattttggggtcaaaaggtcaaaggtcaagcgcactggacatcgaagtagcaatgtggtttccgggctctaaagcgttatcctttccacctacagtcaccatatcacacatatggactacccatgggatgaagatgttccctatcgattttggggtcaaaaggtcaaaggtcacgcgcactggacatcgaagtagcaatatggttcggtttgtcatgccatttgttttttacactcagaaaagaggtagtttatacctattaccaacaccctttgggagattggggtaagcggggggtattcttagtgagcattgctcacagtacctcttgttcattTAGAGAGAGCTGTAATTCATTTAGAGCTGTAATTCATTTAGAGAGAGCTGTAATTCATTTAGAGCTGTAATTCATTTAGAGCTGTAATTCATTTAGAGAAAGCTGTAATTCATTACAGAGAGGTCTGTAATTCATTTAGAGAGAGAGCTGTAATTCATTTAGAGAGAGCTGTAATTCATTTGGAGAGAGCTGTACTTCATCTAGAGAGAGttgtaattcatttagagaGAGCTGTAATTCATTTAGAGAGAGCTGTAATTCATTAAGAGAGAGCTGTAATTCATTTAGAGAGAGCTGTAATTCATTAAGAGAGAGttgtaattcatttagagaGAGCTGTAATTCATTTAGAGAGAGCTGTAATTCATTTAGAGCTGTAATTCATTTAGAGCTGTAATTCATTGAGAGAGAGCTGTAATTCATTTAGAGAGAGCTGTAATTCATTAAGAGAGAGCTGTAATTCATTTAGAGAGAGCTGTAATTCATTAAGAGAGAGttgtaattcatttagagaGAGCTGTAATTCATTTAGAGAGAGCTGTAATTCATTTAGAGCTGTAATTCATTTAGAGCTGTAATTCATTGAGAGAGAGCTGTAATTCATTGAAAGAGAGCTGTAATTCATTTAAATAGAGCTGTAATTCATTTAGAGTGAGCTGTAATTCATTAAGAGAGCTGTAATTCATTTAGAGAGGGCTGTAATTCATTATAGAGAGAGCTGTAATTCATTTAGAGAGAGCTGTAATTCATTTAGAGAGCTTTAATACATCAATCTCTTTAACTTGTTTAATGTGATTAAAGAGATCTCCAAATGATTTTGATTGGTGCCTTTTTTTCAGTCGAATTAGAGCTGTGTAATTCCAGACACTTACATTTGTGTTGTATTAAAGAGAACAGTAAATGGTTGCTCTCATTTTATTCCAAAAATCACCCCCACATCATGCAATATTTCGTTTTTCGACAACATCACTGCTTATATTCATTGCAACGACAGAAAAAAGTACAAATTGCCAACGATCTGAAAAAACAGAAACAGCCAAAAAAGCACGAAGTCAAAAGCTCCGCAAACGGACTTCCACGTGACCGGGCGGTCAATTTCTGGGGTGCTTCCGTTAGGATTCGAACCCCCGTCCTCACCCTGAAGTGGTCGGTTACATCTTCTCTTACAGATCAGAATTCGTACGATTTTCACcatttcaatgaaatgtttgggTATTTCTTTGCTCTCGTTACTGTGAACTGTTCGGAGTAAAATCGCCGTACAGAGTATGGCCAGAACACCAAATCCATATTGATAAATGATGTAGTAACTCAACAGAGACATATTCTCCGAGTTCGCTGGCACGTTGTCCACAAGAATTCCCAAGTACACATTGAAAGAAAGGAGAATGCTTACGGAATATTGCAGCTTCTCTCCTGCATTTGCCGggacaatgaaaacaaacacgTTCAGGAATCCGATCAGAACGGTTGGTATAATGAGGTTCATTATAAGAAAGGTGGGTTTCCTTTTGGCTTTAATCGAACACGTTATGGATGAATTTGAATAATGTGAATTGACCTCCAGGACTGACCATAGTGTATTGGAGTTAACCATGTCACAGACACCAGTAGAAAAGACGACTTCCCCGGGTTTACTGGTAATTTCAAACGAGCACTCTTGAGTGTCATAAGGGAAGTACGTCATATCAATGTCACAGTGAGATTTAAACAGTTGTTTTCCAAACATAAATACCATTCcataattttcaaagaattGTCCCAGCACGTGTGATAAACTCCCTATGTATGATTTGTGTCCTATTGAATTCTTCAGCATGAGTGTTGGTGTCCAAACAGAAAATTCCTGCTTCTTGATGTAGAAATACGGGACTGGGTATTGGAGGTAGTCCCAACTAGCGGTGTCGTCTATCCAGGATACATAGAACAAAGTGTTTATCTCCAGCTTGTTTTCAATATCGAGAATTTCAAAGTTTTGAATAAGTAAATAAACATGTGTTTGAATCAGGGTGGACTGATTATAAGCGGGTCTTAGGTCAGCTCGGTCtgcatttactttcaatttttcttGAAAAAGCCTTCGAACATCAAAAAACGTCCCAGTCCTAGTTGAACAGCTCTGcagtaaaaatatcaaaatacaactCCAAACATTCAACATCGTTGCGTCTTTTATTGGTGGCCTGAGTGAATGTTCGTTACTAACACCGGTCATTCCTAGCTATGAATTATGGAATACGATGTGCTTGGAAATCaataaatcatgaaatataGAAATGAATAGCTCATAAATTTACACGGAATGTCCATACCTTGCTCATGGATTAAATCTTTACCTAGGGCTGTAACTAATTGTAAGCTAGCTTAATCTAAGTGTTCTACGCTCATCTGTCAACTCATCGTCGGATACCTACAGCTGATTTCGTCTTCTACTCAGACGAGTTCAGTCGTGGGTATCCAACGATGCTGTCCAATGGAGGGAGTGTCCTCATTCACTACATGGGTTCAGCAATTCATTAGTTCAAACTCACATTCTTACCATTCAATACTACTACAAAAAACAGACAGTCATCCAATATATTTTACTTCGCATGTATAAACACAGGTATCTCTGAATGTTAATCAGTAAATAGATACAAGTAGAAAACACTCTTATctatctatataatatatatagataaaggtttttttaaatttttttctatttatatttattgattaaaattcagatacatGGTATAAATTACGGAATAGAACGTTAAAAAAGAAGagcccccacccccctccccccgattAGAACTACGTACTTGACAATATCGTTAATGATTGGCGAGCTGCTACTCCGTGCATGTTCTCACTATGGAGCCAACGTACTTAATTAAACTCACCTCCATCTACTGTAGCGAATCAGCTGTGTTTGTTATTGAGACTGCTTCGtgttttttgaagaaaaaacagtatttttcattcaactctctctttctctacacacacacacgaagACGGTTACAGTTTTATATTGAAGACGGTTACAGTTTTATATTGAAGACGGTTACGGTTTTATATTGAAGACGGTTACGGTTTTACAAATGTTGTCTTGTACACATCAACTATTCGATTTAATAAAAGTCTAATACCGGTATTACCCCTATTGATATCAGATTCTCTAAATAGATTGGTAATATTGCGTAGGCCTAAGACTGAATTATAAGTTGTGATATCATGTTTGGTAAAATGTGTGATCGCGCCGTATTTTTAAGGCAGAGTTTCACGATGCCCATTATGTTGATTTCTATTTAATTCTGAACATGACAAACAAGACGTCATACTGtattcttttattaaaaatacaaatataccaGAGAAACATGTGCAGTCACGTGCTTTCTGATACAGCAGCTGTATACCTATATTCTGTCCTGTCTTCCGCAGATCATGTCTCCGGTTTTCTCCGAACACGGTGGTGCTTGGTTCTGTTGGGGTTTTCGGTGCTTGGTTCTGTTGGGGTTTTCGGTGCTTGGTTCTGTTGAGGTTTTCGGTGCTTGGTTCTGTTGAGGTTTTCGGTGCTTGGTTCTGTTGAGGTTTTCGGTGCTTGGTTCTGTTGGGGTTCTTGGTTCTGTCGAGGTTTTCGGTGCTTGGTTCTGTTGGGGTTTTCGGTGCTTGGTTCTGTTGGGGTTTTCGGTGCTTGGACACGG contains:
- the LOC125646616 gene encoding acetylcholine receptor subunit alpha-like, producing MTGVSNEHSLRPPIKDATMLNVWSCILIFLLQSCSTRTGTFFDVRRLFQEKLKVNADRADLRPAYNQSTLIQTHVYLLIQNFEILDIENKLEINTLFYVSWIDDTASWDYLQYPVPYFYIKKQEFSVWTPTLMLKNSIGHKSYIGSLSHVLGQFFENYGMVFMFGKQLFKSHCDIDMTYFPYDTQECSFEITSKPGEVVFSTGVCDMVNSNTLWSVLEVNSHYSNSSITCSIKAKRKPTFLIMNLIIPTVLIGFLNVFVFIVPANAGEKLQYSVSILLSFNVYLGILVDNVPANSENMSLLSYYIIYQYGFGVLAILCTAILLRTVHSNESKEIPKHFIEMVKIVRILICKRRCNRPLQGEDGGSNPNGSTPEIDRPVTWKSVCGAFDFVLFWLFLFFQIVGNLYFFLSLQ